One genomic window of Indioceanicola profundi includes the following:
- the cueR gene encoding Cu(I)-responsive transcriptional regulator, protein MNIGTAAKRSGVPAKTIRYYESVGLIQAAGRRENGYRDYGDQDVETLRFIHRARSLGFSVKEVADLLALWQDRNRASADVRRMAERHVAEVDARIEELRSLRGTLTRLIDQCHGDERPDCPILETLSTGRDCHSSRGSADGHS, encoded by the coding sequence ATGAACATCGGGACCGCGGCCAAACGCTCCGGCGTTCCGGCCAAAACCATCCGATATTACGAGAGCGTGGGGCTGATCCAGGCTGCCGGCCGGCGGGAGAACGGATACCGCGACTATGGCGACCAGGATGTGGAGACATTGCGCTTCATCCACCGTGCGCGCTCGCTTGGGTTTTCGGTGAAGGAGGTAGCGGACCTTCTGGCGCTCTGGCAGGACCGCAACCGCGCGTCCGCCGATGTGCGCCGGATGGCGGAACGGCATGTGGCGGAGGTCGATGCGCGGATCGAAGAGTTGCGCAGCCTGCGCGGCACTCTGACCCGCCTAATCGATCAGTGTCACGGGGATGAGCGTCCCGACTGTCCGATCCTGGAGACGCTGTCTACCGGCCGTGACTGCCACAGCTCCCGCGGTTCCGCGGACGGTCACTCATGA